One stretch of Streptomyces hygroscopicus DNA includes these proteins:
- a CDS encoding ABC transporter substrate-binding protein: MSLRVRGSAALALALAGALSLAACGSSDDGDGAKRNGGGGKSVAQGGKDFGSAAEQTAKMGTDAKPGAFPRTITHAMGKTELKSKPKRVVVLDVGELDNVVSLGLKPVGYAPSEGDQAIPDYLKKAAGNPKNVGTINNLNLEAINALHPDLILGSKLRAEPLYDELKQIAPTVFAIRPGFTWKENYLLNAAALDRTADAERALGAYEQKAKKLGEDIGPDKPTITMLRFMPQATRLYAKASFIGTILQDVGLPRPKNQQINDLAAEIGPERIDDADADWIFTGVYGDPKATKRDQAQSNPLWKKLKAVKAGQAKNVDEETWYLGLGVTAADRVLDDLRGYLVQG, translated from the coding sequence ATGTCCCTGCGCGTCCGCGGCAGTGCCGCCCTCGCCCTCGCCCTGGCCGGGGCGCTGTCCCTCGCCGCCTGCGGATCGTCGGACGACGGGGACGGCGCCAAGCGCAACGGCGGGGGCGGCAAGTCCGTCGCCCAGGGCGGCAAGGACTTCGGCTCGGCGGCCGAGCAGACCGCGAAGATGGGCACGGACGCCAAGCCCGGCGCGTTCCCCCGCACCATCACCCACGCGATGGGCAAGACCGAGCTCAAGAGCAAGCCGAAGCGGGTCGTGGTGCTCGACGTCGGCGAACTGGACAACGTCGTCTCGCTGGGGCTGAAGCCGGTGGGCTACGCACCCTCCGAGGGCGACCAGGCCATACCCGACTACCTCAAGAAGGCCGCCGGGAACCCGAAGAACGTCGGCACCATCAACAACCTCAACCTCGAGGCCATCAACGCCCTCCACCCCGATCTGATCCTCGGCAGCAAGCTGCGCGCCGAGCCGCTCTACGACGAGCTGAAGCAGATCGCCCCGACCGTCTTCGCCATCCGCCCCGGCTTCACCTGGAAGGAGAACTACCTCCTCAACGCCGCGGCGCTGGACCGGACCGCCGACGCCGAGCGCGCACTCGGCGCGTACGAGCAGAAGGCGAAGAAGCTCGGCGAGGACATCGGCCCCGACAAGCCGACCATCACCATGCTCCGCTTCATGCCGCAGGCCACCCGGCTCTACGCCAAGGCGTCCTTCATCGGCACCATCCTCCAGGACGTCGGCCTGCCGCGCCCGAAGAACCAGCAGATCAACGACCTCGCCGCCGAGATCGGCCCGGAGCGGATCGACGACGCCGACGCCGACTGGATCTTCACCGGTGTCTACGGCGACCCCAAGGCCACCAAGCGCGACCAGGCCCAGTCCAACCCGCTGTGGAAGAAGCTGAAGGCGGTCAAGGCGGGCCAGGCCAAGAACGTCGACGAGGAGACCTGGTACCTGGGCCTCGGCGTCACCGCCGCCGACCGGGTCCTCGACGACCTCCGCGGCTACCTCGTCCAGGGATGA